One window of Myxocyprinus asiaticus isolate MX2 ecotype Aquarium Trade chromosome 6, UBuf_Myxa_2, whole genome shotgun sequence genomic DNA carries:
- the nmnat2 gene encoding nicotinamide/nicotinic acid mononucleotide adenylyltransferase 2 has protein sequence MTETTKTHVILLSCGSFNPITKGHIHMFEKAREFLHKTGRFIVIGGIISPVHDSYGKPGLVPSRHRLTMCQLAVQSSDWIRVDPWECYQETWQTTCSVLEHHRDLMKRVTGCILSNVNTPSTTPVIGQPQNGTPPIYQNTANKSVAIKMWGKMSESLGKICCVRPHMERYTFVDENANLGTAMRYEEIELRILLLCGSDLLESFCIPGLWNESDMEVIVGDFGIVVVPRDGVDTERIMNHSSMLRKHKDNIIVVKDEIDHPMSIVSSTKSRLALQHGDGHVVDYLSQPVIDYILQSQLYINASG, from the exons ATGACGGAGACTACTAAAACGCATGTCATTTTGCTGTCATGTGGAAGTTTCAACCCCATCACCAAGGGGCACATTCATATGTTCG AAAAAGCCAGAGAGTTCTTACACAAGACTGGACGATTCATTGTGATTGGGGGTATCATCTCACCTGTACATGATTCCTATGGCAAACCG gGCCTTGTCCCTAGCAGACATCGTCTTACCATGTGTCAGTTAGCAGTTCAGTCTTCTGATTGGATCAG AGTGGATCCTTGGGAGTGCTACCAGGAGACCTGGCAGACCACTTGCAGTGTTCTGGAGCATCACCGAGACTTAATGAAA CGGGTGACAGGATGCATTCTGTCCAACGTAAACACACCTTCCACAACCCCTGTGATTGGTCAGCCCCAAAACGGGACACCTCCTATTTACCAAAACACAGCTAACAAATCTGTGGCTA TTAAGATGTGGGGAAAGATGAGTGAGAGTCTGGGTAAAATTTGCTGTGTTCGCCCACACATGGAACGTTATACCTTTGTTG ACGAAAATGCCAACCTTGGCACTGCAATGCGCTACGAGGAAATTG AGTTGCGTATCCTGCTCCTGTGTGGCAGCGATCTCCTGGAATCTTTCTGCATCCCTGGCTTGTGGAACGAAAGTGAT ATGGAAGTGATAGTGGGGGATTTTGGGATAGTGGTGGTTCCTCGAGATGGAGTTGACACAGAGAGGATAATGAACCATTCATCCATGCTCCGAAAGCACAAG GACAATATTATCGTGGTAAAGGACGAGATCGACCACCCAATGTCCATTGTCAGTTCAACTAAGAGCAG ACTGGCTCTTCAGCATGGTGATGGTCATGTTGTGGATTACCTGAGCCAGCCTGTCATTGACTACATCCTGCAGAGTCAGCTCTACATCAATGCTTCTGGATAG